A genomic window from Ananas comosus cultivar F153 linkage group 22, ASM154086v1, whole genome shotgun sequence includes:
- the LOC109727527 gene encoding uncharacterized protein LOC109727527, with protein MAPRQPEMTRSAPSGWVFAAQAEEPVEVEERHVVAEGPERAFVIRKECSACPVQVGNWIMPIRMLMLKRLKDFDVILGMDWLLKYYVSIDCRNKVVTFWEPGQEEFAYQACKSSCFAATVSAMRARKLVNSDCVAYLATVVEMDRVVPALEELSVVREFSDVFPTELPRMPPNQKIEFVIDLIPGTMPISKAPYRMAPAELKELRAQLQVLLDKEFIRPSVSPWGALV; from the exons ATGGCGCCGCGTCAACCTGAGATGACGCGATCGGCTCCAAGCGGATGGGTTTTCGCCgctcaagccgaggagcctgtcGAAGTCGAGGAGCGCcacgttgtggcag AGGGCCCCGAGCGTGCATTCGTTATTCGCAAGGAATGTTCGGCGTGTCCAGTTCAAGTGGGCAACTGGATAATGCCAATTCGTATGTTGATGCTCAAGAGGTTGAAAGACTTCGACGTTAtactgggcatggactggctttTGAAATATTATGTGTCTATCGACTGCAGGAATAAAGTGGTAACGTTTTGGGAGCCAGGACAGGAGGAGTTCGCATATCAAGCGTGCAAGAGCTCatgcttcgccgcgacggtaTCTGCGATGAGAGCAAGGAAATTGGTTAACAGCGATTGCGTGGCTtacttggcgaccgttgtggaaatGGACCGAGTAGTTCCGGCACTCGAGGAGTTGTCGGTAGTTCGGGAGTTCTCGGACGTGTTTCCTACGGAGTTACCGAGGATGCCGCCAAATCAgaagatcgagtttgtgatagACTTGATCCCCGGAACGATgccgatctcaaaggccccgTATCGTATGGCACCGGCTGAACTAAAGGAGTTGAGGGCTCAACTGCAAGTTCTCCTCGATAAAGAGTTCAtcaggccgagtgtgtcaccgtggggagccctgGTGTGA
- the LOC109727407 gene encoding ATP-dependent Clp protease proteolytic subunit-related protein 2, chloroplastic: protein MAVVSLPSANPPSLRLLSSDPKPPASVSTKVFVGLRPQSSSGSLGSGLPNVCAGFHSKVHQSLSLRPSNRKATCGRISMMPIGTPRVPYRTPGEGTWQWVDLWNALYRERVIFIGQHIDEEFSNQVLATMLYLDSIESSKKLYLYINGPGGDLTPSMAIYDTMQSLKSAVATQCVGYAYNLAGFLLAAGEKGSRVAMPLSRIALQSPAGAARGQADDIRNEANELLRIRDYLFGELAKKTGQPVEKINKDLSRLKRFTAQEALDYGLIDRILRPARIKADAPRKEKAGAGLG, encoded by the exons ATGGCAGTGGTCTCTCTGCCTTCCGCCAATCCTCCGTCTTTACGCCTTCTAAGCTCCGACCCCAAGCCTCCTGCGAG CGTGTCTACTAAAGTTTTCGTGGGGTTGCGGCCCCAGTCCTCTTCAG GTTCTCTTGGGTCTGGATTACCAAATGTTTGTGCTGGTTTTCACAGTAAGGTCCATCAGAGCCTCTCATTGAG GCCGTCAAACAGGAAAGCTACATGTGGGCGTATATCTATGATGCCTATTGGTACACCAAGAGTGCCATATAGAACTCCTGGTGAAGGAACTTGGCAGTGGGTTGACCTGTGGAATGCCTTA TATCGAGAACGAGTTATCTTTATTGGGCAACATATTGATGAAGAGTTTAGCAACCAAGTGTTGGCAACGATGCTCTACCTTGATAGTATCGAGTCTTCAAAAAAGTTGTATTTGTACATCAATGGTCCAGGAGGAGAT CTTACACCAAGCATGGCTATCTATGACACCATGCAAAGTTTGAAAAGTGCAGTCGCCACCCAGTGTGTTGGCTATGCATATAACCTAGCAGGATTTCTTCTCGCAGCTGGAGAGAAG GGTAGCCGTGTTGCTATGCCTCTTTCTCGGATTGCACTGCAGTCGCCTGCTGGAGCAGCTCGTGGCCAG GCTGATGATATTCGTAATGAAGCAAATGAGCTACTTCGAATTCGAGACTACCTATTTGGTGAATTGGCAAAGAAGACTGGTCAACCTGTTGAAAAA ATCAACAAGGATCTGAGCCGGTTGAAACGATTCACAGCTCAAGAAGCCCTAGATTATGGACTTATTGACCGCATTCTACGACCTGCTCGTATCAAGGCCGATGCCCCGCGCAAAGAGAAAGCCGGGGCAGGGCTTGGCTAG